One part of the Actinomyces howellii genome encodes these proteins:
- a CDS encoding GTP-binding protein, whose translation MHCLALVGAVDPALLELTALSFHGEGVLVLSASLRPEEGLHGTIRLSAAQDVGEPAEAVDVERTTSCWTCSLREVLVAVAEDRAEAEPDGATVVLLPPGIELVHLVPGLARDLEEVSGAALAGVAHVIDVDAAAADLLDHRLLAEVHGSLADDGRCTGEVHAVALGYADLVVALGNDPVGRDLIEHLRPHDTLLLPGLETPVLHELLAVVHDPVLALSRVHPATTQAWGGPHDSGVRTLDLFSQMPFHPARLRELVADLAGRGLLARGCFWLPSRPGRVCAWEVAGGVVSVGDAGPWSEVPRPGRHRLPPEEAGERALVAHDGTSGAGGESVDWCQPHCHLVVTGIADEETCARVREAFGEILLRPEEMVEALAWAGAPDGLEDWFGQD comes from the coding sequence GTGCACTGCCTCGCACTGGTCGGCGCCGTCGACCCCGCCCTGCTCGAGCTGACCGCCTTGTCGTTCCACGGCGAGGGGGTCCTGGTCCTGTCCGCCTCGCTGCGTCCGGAGGAGGGCCTTCACGGCACCATCCGCCTGAGCGCGGCCCAGGACGTGGGCGAGCCCGCCGAGGCCGTCGACGTCGAGCGCACGACCAGCTGCTGGACCTGCTCCCTGCGGGAGGTGCTCGTCGCCGTCGCCGAGGACCGGGCGGAGGCAGAGCCCGACGGCGCCACCGTGGTCCTCCTTCCGCCGGGGATCGAGCTCGTCCACCTCGTCCCAGGGCTGGCGCGCGACCTGGAGGAGGTCAGTGGTGCCGCCCTGGCCGGGGTCGCCCACGTCATCGACGTCGACGCCGCCGCGGCCGACCTGCTCGACCACCGCCTCCTGGCCGAGGTCCACGGCTCGCTGGCCGATGACGGACGCTGCACCGGCGAGGTGCACGCCGTCGCCCTGGGGTACGCCGACCTCGTCGTCGCCCTGGGCAACGACCCCGTCGGGCGCGACCTCATCGAGCACCTGCGCCCCCACGACACCCTCCTCCTGCCCGGCCTCGAGACGCCGGTGCTCCACGAGCTGCTCGCGGTCGTCCACGACCCCGTGCTCGCCCTGTCCCGGGTCCACCCGGCCACGACCCAGGCGTGGGGCGGTCCCCACGACAGCGGGGTGCGCACCCTGGACCTGTTCTCCCAGATGCCCTTCCACCCCGCGCGCCTGCGCGAGCTCGTCGCGGACCTCGCCGGCAGGGGCCTGCTCGCCCGCGGCTGCTTCTGGCTGCCCAGCCGCCCGGGCAGGGTGTGCGCCTGGGAGGTAGCGGGCGGGGTGGTGAGCGTCGGTGACGCCGGCCCCTGGAGCGAGGTCCCACGACCTGGACGCCACCGCCTGCCCCCCGAGGAGGCGGGGGAGAGGGCCCTGGTTGCGCATGACGGCACCAGTGGCGCCGGTGGCGAGAGCGTCGACTGGTGCCAGCCGCACTGCCACCTCGTCGTGACCGGCATCGCGGACGAGGAGACCTGCGCCCGCGTGCGCGAGGCCTTCGGGGAGATCCTCCTGCGTCCCGAGGAGATGGTCGAGGCTCTCGCCTGGGCCGGTGCCCCCGACGGCCTCGAGGACTGGTTCGGCCAGGACTGA
- the rpmG gene encoding 50S ribosomal protein L33: MAATKTKDLRPVIRLVSTAGTGYTYVTRKNRRNTPDRLVLRKFDPVVRRHVEFKETR; encoded by the coding sequence ATGGCTGCGACCAAGACCAAGGACCTGCGCCCGGTCATCAGGCTCGTCTCCACGGCCGGGACCGGCTACACCTACGTCACCCGCAAGAACCGGCGCAACACGCCGGACCGTCTGGTCCTGCGCAAGTTCGACCCGGTCGTGCGTCGGCACGTCGAGTTCAAGGAGACCCGCTGA
- the glyA gene encoding serine hydroxymethyltransferase, which yields MTERADTTLNDLPLAELDPEIAAVLDDELARQRGTLEMIASENFVPRAVLQAQGSVLTNKYAEGYPGRRYYGGCEVVDVAESLAIERALAVFGGDYANVQPHSGAQANAAVLGALAEPGDTILGLSLAHGGHLTHGMRINFSGRLYRATAYGVDESSHRVEMDQVREAALRERPRVIIAGWSAYPRHLDFEAFRSIADEVGAALWTDMAHFAGLVAAGLHPSPVPASDIVSTTVHKTLGGPRSGMILSSRGEQWGKKINSNVFPGQQGGPLMHVIAAKATAMRIAGTEEFKDRQARTVEGAAILAQRLLADDVRAAGVQLVTGGTDVHLVLVDLRDSSLDGQQAEDLLHAAGITVNRNAVPFDPRPPRVTSGLRIGTPALATRGFGAEEFTEVADIIAAALVAGAAGTADDELLAGLRDRVRVLTDAFPLYPGLSQ from the coding sequence ATGACTGAACGCGCCGACACCACCCTCAACGACCTTCCGCTGGCCGAGCTCGACCCGGAGATCGCCGCAGTCCTGGACGACGAGCTCGCCCGCCAGCGCGGGACCCTCGAGATGATCGCCTCGGAGAACTTCGTGCCGCGCGCCGTGCTCCAGGCGCAGGGCTCGGTCCTCACCAACAAGTACGCCGAGGGCTACCCCGGCCGGCGCTACTACGGCGGATGCGAGGTCGTCGACGTCGCCGAGTCCCTGGCCATCGAGCGCGCCCTGGCGGTCTTCGGCGGGGACTACGCCAACGTCCAGCCCCACTCGGGGGCGCAGGCCAACGCCGCGGTGCTCGGCGCCCTGGCGGAGCCGGGAGACACGATCCTGGGCCTGTCCCTGGCCCACGGCGGCCACCTCACCCACGGGATGCGCATCAACTTCTCGGGCCGCCTGTACCGGGCCACCGCCTACGGCGTCGACGAGTCCTCGCACCGCGTCGAGATGGACCAGGTGCGTGAGGCGGCGCTGCGCGAGCGCCCACGGGTCATCATCGCCGGGTGGTCGGCCTACCCCCGCCACCTCGACTTCGAGGCCTTCCGCTCCATCGCCGACGAGGTCGGCGCCGCCCTGTGGACCGACATGGCGCACTTCGCCGGGCTCGTGGCCGCCGGCCTGCACCCCAGCCCCGTGCCGGCCTCGGACATCGTGTCGACGACCGTCCACAAGACCCTCGGGGGGCCGCGCTCGGGCATGATCCTGTCCAGCCGCGGTGAGCAGTGGGGCAAGAAGATCAACTCCAACGTCTTCCCCGGTCAGCAGGGCGGGCCCCTCATGCACGTCATCGCGGCCAAGGCGACCGCCATGAGGATCGCGGGCACCGAGGAGTTCAAGGACCGCCAGGCCCGCACCGTCGAGGGCGCCGCCATCCTCGCCCAGCGGCTCCTGGCCGACGACGTCAGGGCCGCGGGAGTCCAGCTCGTCACCGGCGGCACCGACGTCCACCTCGTGCTCGTCGACCTGCGCGACTCCTCCCTCGACGGCCAGCAGGCCGAGGACCTCCTCCACGCCGCGGGCATCACGGTCAACCGCAACGCCGTCCCCTTCGACCCCCGCCCCCCGAGGGTCACCTCGGGGCTGCGCATCGGTACCCCGGCCCTGGCCACCCGCGGCTTCGGGGCCGAGGAGTTCACCGAGGTCGCCGACATCATCGCCGCGGCCCTCGTGGCGGGGGCCGCCGGGACGGCCGACGACGAGCTCCTCGCGGGCCTGAGGGACCGCGTGAGGGTGCTCACCGACGCCTTCCCGCTCTACCCGGGTCTGTCCCAGTGA
- a CDS encoding bifunctional methylenetetrahydrofolate dehydrogenase/methenyltetrahydrofolate cyclohydrolase, protein MRAPWAGPARVLDGTATAAAIKAELATRVAALGQLGVVPGLGTVLVGEDPGSVRYVAGKHADCAEVGIASIRVDLPATATQAEVVEAVDALNADPSCTGYIVQLPLPAGIDTNAVLERVDPAKDADGLHPTNLGRLVLRTSGPITSPLPCTPRACIELMTRHGIELEGATVCVVGRGVTVGRSIGLLLGRKDVNATVEVCHTGTRDLDEHLRRADVVIAAAGVAGIVTAEAVRPGAVVLDVGVSRVVDPATGRGRIMGDVADGVDEVASWLSPNPGGVGPMTRALLLANVVEAAERGSRDAGAA, encoded by the coding sequence GTGAGGGCGCCCTGGGCCGGCCCGGCCCGCGTCCTGGACGGCACAGCCACGGCGGCGGCCATCAAGGCCGAGCTCGCGACACGGGTGGCCGCGCTGGGTCAGCTCGGGGTCGTTCCCGGCCTGGGCACGGTGCTGGTCGGCGAGGACCCCGGCTCGGTGCGCTACGTCGCGGGCAAGCACGCCGACTGCGCCGAGGTGGGCATCGCCTCGATCCGGGTCGACCTGCCGGCCACGGCCACCCAGGCCGAGGTCGTCGAGGCGGTCGACGCCCTCAACGCCGACCCCTCGTGCACCGGCTACATCGTCCAGCTCCCGCTGCCGGCCGGCATCGACACGAACGCGGTCCTCGAGCGCGTCGACCCGGCCAAGGACGCTGACGGGCTCCACCCCACCAACCTCGGGCGGCTCGTCCTGCGCACGAGCGGCCCGATCACCTCGCCCCTGCCCTGCACGCCACGTGCCTGCATCGAGCTCATGACCCGCCACGGCATCGAGCTTGAGGGCGCCACCGTGTGCGTCGTGGGGCGCGGCGTGACCGTGGGGCGCAGCATCGGCCTGCTCCTGGGCCGCAAGGACGTCAACGCCACCGTCGAGGTCTGCCACACCGGCACCCGGGACCTCGATGAGCACCTGCGCCGCGCCGACGTCGTCATCGCCGCGGCAGGGGTGGCCGGGATCGTGACCGCTGAGGCGGTCAGGCCCGGCGCGGTCGTCCTCGACGTGGGCGTGTCCCGGGTGGTCGACCCGGCCACCGGACGGGGCAGGATCATGGGGGACGTCGCCGACGGAGTCGACGAGGTCGCCTCCTGGCTCTCACCCAACCCGGGCGGGGTCGGGCCGATGACCCGCGCTCTCCTGCTGGCCAACGTCGTCGAGGCCGCCGAGCGAGGCTCGCGCGACGCCGGGGCCGCCTGA
- the rpmB gene encoding 50S ribosomal protein L28, which translates to MSRYCQVTGARPVTGNRVSHSHRRSRRRWLPNLQTKRYWVPSLRRTVTLTVSARGIRIIDAKGIEAVVADMRRRGERV; encoded by the coding sequence ATGAGTCGTTACTGCCAAGTCACGGGCGCCCGGCCGGTTACGGGCAACCGCGTCTCCCACTCCCACCGCCGCTCGAGGCGCCGGTGGCTGCCCAACCTCCAGACGAAGCGCTACTGGGTGCCCTCGCTGCGACGCACGGTCACCCTGACCGTGAGCGCCCGGGGGATCCGGATCATCGACGCCAAGGGCATTGAGGCGGTCGTCGCCGACATGCGCCGGCGAGGGGAGCGGGTGTGA